TACTCTGCATTTGCAGTCCTTATATTGCAAGATATTATTTCCATATGGCAGTCAACGGAATCATGTGCCTTAATTAGTGAGATATTTGCTTAAATGTTACTCTCTCCCTCTCAAATTATTTTCcgtaatttctaaaaatagttgtctcaaattattttgTCATTTTGGAAGTTCAAGAcaaactttattatttttcttattttacctTTAGCAGTAATTACTCTTGCATACTACAAACACCTCAATTATTGGGTAATATTATGATTGTTCGaaggtaaaatagtcaaaaatacttcaaaattattatttttctaaggGGCTTGTATGTAAAAGAGAAACATAACAAATAAAAGCTTTGTCCTTACTTTCATTCATTTTGGAGGAAAAGGATTTTGAAGTTGAAGTATACAGTGAATAACCTCGATTGCTCAAAATTTGAAAGGCAATTAATAGTGACCaagcttttttttatttataaaaagtaatttctttttttaaagtTAAGGTGTTTGGAAAAAATTTTAGAAGACGAAAACAATACTTTTGAGTAGAAAGcagaattattttttgaaaagcagaaaaaaataatCTCTTCCCGAAATTACTTTTTTTGAGAAAGGTATACTTAGAAGCAGAGGCAGACCCACATTGAAGGAAGGGGGCTCACCGGTCCCCGATAACTTCGAAAAAATTATTTGTGTATCTATGTATATACCTTGAAAATAGTGCATATATATTCCGGGACCTCTTAAACACCAAAGCTCTCTCGGGGCACTGGTAGAAAGCGTTGCATTCATTCTAAATGCCCCGGATCAATTTTGCGCTACTACACAGTTGCTTTCTATATTTTATTACGTTTTTCAGTTAGTTAAGTTGATATTGCCAGCCCAATGGCCCATATTTTTAGTTGGAGAAATGACATCAAGTAGCCACTTTTAATCATGCTATTTAAGTATATTTACCgtttataatgtatttaaagattagccaatttCGCTCAAACTTCAGGACACAACGTCCTAGAGTTTAAACCTCAAAGCTCAAACTTCAGAACATCGTGTCCTAAAGTTCAAAAATTATGTCCAGAAGTTCGaatcttatgtcctgaattttaaattagttattcaaaaattcaggacacttagtcctcaatttcaaattagcagctcaaaaattcagGACGCTAAGTTATGAATTTCCAAATTCAGGATATTTAGTCCTGAAGTTTGGATGAATTGATTAATCTTTAAAAATATTACAcattgtgaatatattttaaatattggACTTAAAATGGCTATTGCTGCACTTAATGAGCCCAATGATCCATAGCCCACATTCCTTGCTACTATACAGCTGCCcatgttttttctctttttaattacTTTTTTTGCTTTACTTCCCCCCGACTTCCCCACCCCCTTCTACTTCTAATTAAATCCCTAAATCAAAAGACCCCATATATCCTTTAAGAGAGTTGCACGTTAAACTTTAAGCTAGAGATATACGTAACTATGTTGAAACATAATGGTTTCCCGTCACcttcaaatcctgggtccgccactgCTTAGAAACACTTTTTACAAGTTTGATCAAACTCTAGTTgttgctcaaaagtacttttcaaattaattagtcaaacgcaaactacttctcaccaaaagtacttttttaaaagcactttgaaaaaaaataacaataagttgattttagaagcttggccaaacaagttATAAGACGTATCATAAGTATTAATTACAGTTCTAGCATAAGGATTAAAGCAAAATATTTAAGTAATTGAATGAACTAGATTCAAAAGGATGCTGTTGTGATTTTGATAATATGTTGTTCTATGTGGACGATATGATATCAGGTAGATGATAAACTAGAGACTGAGTCATTAAGAGTTTAGAAACTATGAGAACTTAATATTTGTTCTTTAACTTGGTGAAATATGACCCTGCTTCAGCAATATGCTGCTGTCGATCACTCATCCCCGTTAGATGTAGAGATAGAAGACTTGGCCTTTTATTTTATATCACTACTCGAAATTCGGCAAAAATGGACCAAGGTcggttggtcggtcaaaaaatcgaccaaaaaaccgattaaagttggtcgatttttcaaaatatatatatttttttacgaaatcgaccaactttggtcggttttctttggcgcaaaaatgcgggaaactatttttgagtcccgcgaaatttatgtttcaagaaaccgatcaactttggtcggtttttcaattaaaataaataaaaattaatattaaaaaaaccgaacAAAATTagtcggttaattcggcgggtcatttaaaaaaatcgaccaactttggtcggttattttcgtgcgaaaatacaattaaagagtataaatcaaataaaaaacagtcttaaaataaaatgtaccaatggtctagtggtagaatagtatcctgccacaatacagaccccggttcgattcccagatggtgaatctttttattacataactaaaataccgaccaactttggtcggtttttttttttgcaatattttttttttgaatttaattgaccgaccaaagttagtcggtaatttccgaccaactttggtcggtattcctttccgaccacaaaaataccgtccacacgtaaatggtcgtaTTTTGGTCAATTTTTGGCCATTacagaccaacgttggtcggtttttaccggaTCTCTAGTAGTGTATCCTTCAAATGATGAACGGAAAGATTGACAAGGAcactacaaaaaaaattaaaaaagaatcaTAATTCGGTGGACTAAACTATGGTTATGTGCGGGATTTGGGAAATATCCGATCACATTAGATCTATTGTACGTCTTACCTTatatttacaaaaatattgtttgcATAACTTGAACCCGTGATCTCTTGTGGACTATGAGCAGCAACGAATCTAAAATTTCTTGAATATGGGTGCACCACAAAAATGTAGAAAAAAAATTCTAAGTGAGAATCCATGTTCGTCTGAGTAAGTAAGTAACTCAATATTCAATCAAAGACTATGAGTTCATATGCCACATGATTTGGGCTATATTGGAAACCTTTTATATATGGCATTTTGAAATCaaaccgggggggggggggggctcaaATTTCTTCCACATTGATTTCAAGTGGTTTCCATTAAGGCATTATATATCAAGTTAATGATGCACTTGAAATTAATGTAGACATGGCATTAAGCATAAACTGTTTTCATGTGAATGGACATATAAAGATAGCTAGTTGGTGTTTGTTCCTTTCTGAATAATAATGCAAACTGTTACTCTTCCTTGGGAAGTAAACAGCAAAATGTGTCAATTACCTAATGCAATGCTGCAGACACAGAGAGGCCAACCCGTGAAAGTGTGCAAATTAAGGGCAGAAAAGTAAGAAACCAATTTCATCTACATCACCTTTTACTTCTTTTTCAACAATCAAACAAAAACCTTTTCAAGATTTCTCCTCTTTTCTCCCTCCTTTTATTTTTGGAGCTTCTACTAAAGAATCTCCTTATATGGTACACCACAcataagagaaaaggaaaaggtcCCCACTTTGGCACATATTCATTCTCTAGCTTCTCCATATTTATGTATTCACAACTGAATTATTAGATGACCATACTTATCAACATTGCAAACATTTCATGGCTAAGCCTTATAGTTCTATGTCATGTCTAATCATTACAACCTTCACCTTATTGCATTTGATATTTCCTAGCCAAGAAGTGAAAATAACACCACCTCCATTGCCAATTCTTCCATTACCAAATTACGCTCAACTAAAATGGCAGCAAAGAGAACTCATTATGTTCTTTCATTTTGGTGTCAACACGTTCACGGATAGGGAATGGGGCACCGGACATGAAAATCCTGCTATTTTTAACCCGACCCGCCTAGATGCTAACCAATGGGTTGACACGGCTGTCCAAGCAGGAGTGTCACTTGTTATACTCACAGCTAAGCACCACGACGGTTTCTGCTTATGGCCTTCTAAATACACTGATCATTCAGTCATAAGAAGTCCTTGGAAGAATGGCCAAGGTGATGTGGTTCAAGAGTTTGTCAATGCGGCCAAGGCTCGTGGCGTGGACGTCGGTTTGTACCTTTCGCCATGGGATCGACATGATAAGAGATATGGTAAAAATAAGGAGTACAATGAACACTACGTGGCTCAACTGCAAGAACTTCTGAATAAGTAAGCCTTTGATCTTTTACCGCTTACTTTGTCAAGTTAAGTTTCAATTCGACATGTTACATGGATATGGTACATGTCTGAGGCGATGTGACGATACTTACCGCAGTCGCTCCGGCCGCATTAGAGCAACTCCAACCTTGTCCCCAAAATGGGGATTCCCTCATTTTTTGGGGACAAAATGGGGAGTAAATAGTGTccattaaaatattattatttttattatttaatcttttaatttaaCTGTTTATATATACTTAATTATGTTTATATAATATATTTACCTAATTAATTTTTCATCTTAACTTTGAcgtataattttgaaaaattaattatcgtgcatctattttttttttttatgtaaaattggTAGTTAATTTTATTATGTGTTATGTAGTATTTTAAATGAATTTTATCgttatgtaatatgtatttaattaatcttgtatcgcaattatttcacttttatttaaattattagttaatctataataattgcttacaaattatattatttaaaattttatggaattgttttaatgaaaattacaaattaatgaaaataaaagatggaatttgtttaatgaaaatttaaaaaatcaaattgaaatgaaagataataatataatatagaagagagagaacaATATAAAAATGAATATTCTCTTTTTGGGGAAAAATGGGGATGGTTGGAGTAAGTTGTCCCCAAAATAGGGAAATCCCCATTTTGGGGACCAAAATGGGAGTTAAGGTTGGAGATACCCTTAGTTAGCATTCAATGATACCCAAAATGGGAGTAAAGGTTGGAGATACCCTTAGTTAGCATTCAATGATAGTTTTATGATAAGGAAGTcccaaagaaaaaaagagttaacCTATATACATcgacttattaataaagaattttGCATACTATCAGTATATTTTAATATGTTATAACAGATGTGATTCTAATTTTTTAGGTTACTAGTTTCACTCTTTATATAGGGTTAATTACCTGCTgcttaaaaaaaagaataatggagctaataattttctttttaattgttcAAAGATATGGAGATGTTAAAGAGATTTGGTTTGATGGAGCAAAGGGTTCGAACGCACCAAACATGACTTACTACTTCGATGATTGGTTCGCAATGGTGAGGGAGTTGCAAAGCACAATCAACATATTTTCCGATGCCGGCCCGGGCATCCGATGGGTCGGAAATGAGGACGGATTCGCCGGAAGCACAAGTTGGTCCACCATTAATCGAACATTACTGTCTATTGGCAATAGCAACGCCGAGTACGTAAACTATTTTTTCCTAACCTAAATACAATTATTTTCCTTAATATAGTTTGTGCTAGCTGTATCATTAATATTGAAAACTGATTTTTGGTTAGAGGAAAAGACGTCACTGGAAAACAATATACGTCAATTACCCTTTGTATGAAGAAAACAAGAAGATACATGTCAATTATTCGATTGTGGCTGTTACGTCCAGTCATTTGGTGGGACATTTTCATAGAGTACAAATGGAAAATTATTAGTCATTAAAAAAGCTGAGGAAATATAGTACTAATGGGAAAGATTCCTTTTACAAAAATTGAGTGATATCAAAgattataatttataaaatatagtGCTAAATGCTTTCTTTGCTAAACAAAATGCAGTTATCTCAACAGTGGAGATCCAAAAGGGACAGATTGGCTACCACCAGAATGCGATGTATCCATTCGAAAAGGATGGTTTTGGCATAAATCACAAGCACCAAAGAACCTTAGCGATTTGCTCGAAATCTATTACAAGTCCGTTGGAAGAAATTGCGTATTGCTACTTAATGTGCCTCCTAATACACAAGGATTAATATCTGACAGTGACGTGCAAAGGCTCAAAGAATTTAGAAGTGCAATTGACACAATATTCTCCACCAATTTGGCCAACAAGTGTTCGATTAAAGCAAGTAGTCAGAGAGGTGGTAAAAATGGAGGTTTTGGACCCGAAAACGTGCTAGACAATGACCATTTGTGGACATATTGGGCTCCAAGAGATGAAGATAAAGATGACCATTGGATTGAGTTCAAAGCGAAGGACAAACCATTGAGATTTAATGTGTTAAGAATTCAAGAAGCAATAGGGCTAGGCCAAAGGATCAAAGGGCATGAAATTTATGTAGATGGGATTAAAATTGCAAATGGAACCACAATAGGATACAAGAAGCTTCACAGGCTAGAAAAGGGAATGGTGAATGCTTATAGTGTGAGGATCAAGATAATTGAATCAAGGGCAATCCCTTTGATTTCATCAGTTGGTCTTCATTTTGATCCCTTTTGGAATTCAAATGGGCAAGTTAAGTAGCCACATGATATAATGGTCCACTTTAATTTAGCACTTTCTGCTGATCCCATGTGGGCTTATATCTTGTGCCTAATTCTTGTCTCAGTGTAGACTTATAAAGTAGAAACAAGGAAGTGATAAATGCACAATAAAGTGTTGAAGTTGCTAATTCTAGTACCCTTTCATATGCAGCTTGGCCTGGTATGGTACGGCGGACTAACCAAAACGCCGTGTCTTTTCATTATACTCCCTCTATCcctttttatgtttaattattaatattCAGGGAGTCGAAAAACAatttataataatattttcatactctttttaataattttaaattattcatTAATTATTCTAACTGATAGTATTTTCACGTAATTTTTAAATGtgtatattttattttgaaaaatttataCTTTTTTTATATCACAAATTAGATGCTCATAAAACGGGATTGAGGGGGTATCTTTTAGTTTATATTTGAACTGGAGAAATAAAACTATATCTTTTAGTTTATATTGGAACTGGAGAAAAAAAAACTATTTGAGGAGAAGTATGTGATTGCAGGCACAAGTCACAACTCCCATTTGAAGATGGAGCTTATTAGTGTCTCAAATTAGATTATGCACAAAACGTTCATTAAGCATATAAGAAAATAAACCTTTGAGGCCAGTAGCGTAAACACAAACTGTGTCGAGTTTGTTTCATATCAGTTGTGGGATGGGAACTTGGTTTTTTTATATAGTTTTTGATAATTTCATCTTATGAACTACTTTTTAGATCAGTTGAATCAAactcaaaatttatttttatgttaagCAATACGTTACCCTATATGTTAAGGGTAAGCtaaaaaagaattaaaggaaagGCTAAAAAAACATGAATTCTTTGGAGCTGTCCTCATTTTATTTTGTCTGCGGTGTACGGTGTAAATTCTAAACAGACATTCTCTAAAAAAAACATGAATTCTTGGGAAGTCACACCGGCTGTTCCTTTACATTATAGCGATCAATCATGTACTAGGAAGAAGACAACTTGATAATTATCTCCAACACATTTTCCCATTCAAAAAGTGAAAAGGAAACCAATTGATGACAAGTTCATGACAGGGACGCGCGCAGTTTCTCGTGTCAatatcctttttctttcttttaaatcttCAAAACATAGAAATAGCACAAATATTTATTATGAAAACATGATTTCTATCTAACAAATGAATGCAACAACATATATCTTGAACATAAACTTTTATTGTGATTAAGTAATATTCCTATCGTTATATTTTATGTAACAAAGTTTGAATTAAACAGAGTTTTAGAAAGAATATAAGACTTTGAAATTAAATTTATGGTCTAAATAAGCCatagatatttgtgtggctaCAAAAGCtactcattaaggataaaatagtaagTTTAAAAAGTTATCACTTTTTTGAAATGGACTAAAGGAATATTGCCTCATAAATTAAAATAGAGGGAGtatgtattttcaattttatttGTGAAACTCAAGATAAAATTATTTGGTTTGATGCAAAGTAAAGagtatagataaatatataatagttCGCATAAACACTGTGCAAAGTGGTTCATTAAGAAACGAACGAAGTCGTGCGACAGTTCGCACTTCGCAGTCGTGATAAATATATAGTCCGCATATTTCTAAGATTGTTCTTAGAAATATACAGTTCCAA
This DNA window, taken from Nicotiana tabacum cultivar K326 chromosome 4, ASM71507v2, whole genome shotgun sequence, encodes the following:
- the LOC107786977 gene encoding alpha-L-fucosidase 1, with product MAKPYSSMSCLIITTFTLLHLIFPSQEVKITPPPLPILPLPNYAQLKWQQRELIMFFHFGVNTFTDREWGTGHENPAIFNPTRLDANQWVDTAVQAGVSLVILTAKHHDGFCLWPSKYTDHSVIRSPWKNGQGDVVQEFVNAAKARGVDVGLYLSPWDRHDKRYGKNKEYNEHYVAQLQELLNKYGDVKEIWFDGAKGSNAPNMTYYFDDWFAMVRELQSTINIFSDAGPGIRWVGNEDGFAGSTSWSTINRTLLSIGNSNADYLNSGDPKGTDWLPPECDVSIRKGWFWHKSQAPKNLSDLLEIYYKSVGRNCVLLLNVPPNTQGLISDSDVQRLKEFRSAIDTIFSTNLANKCSIKASSQRGGKNGGFGPENVLDNDHLWTYWAPRDEDKDDHWIEFKAKDKPLRFNVLRIQEAIGLGQRIKGHEIYVDGIKIANGTTIGYKKLHRLEKGMVNAYSVRIKIIESRAIPLISSVGLHFDPFWNSNGQVK